Proteins encoded within one genomic window of Macrobrachium nipponense isolate FS-2020 chromosome 9, ASM1510439v2, whole genome shotgun sequence:
- the LOC135218395 gene encoding N-acetylated-alpha-linked acidic dipeptidase 2-like: protein MENDLRELSRRPHMAGTERDDEIARMIQRRFVESGFDTSELVPYSVLLSYPNQTNPNLITITDGSNNVVFRSKFKEEPLHEDDEDPEFVHSFSAYTPPGDVKTAPGVGVIYVNYGRVEDFDKLKELGIDVAGHIVIARYGKIFRGNKVIHAEQRGAKGVILYSDPRDVALEGWEPQEVYPNTFWLPGSGMQRGETLLVDGDPLTPGWPSTEHAYRINEEDAALPGIPCQPIGYGDARVLLEKLDGQKAPKDWIGGLYDVSYNLGPQMMPEFGNHSIRLQTNNWRRITRSYNVVGTIRGEVEPDRYVLIGNHRDAWGYGAVDPSSGTVQLLETARVLGQLMKQGWRPRRTLVFCSWGAEEFGIIGSTEWVQEHLEKLAERAVLYINTDVCASGPIMNVPSSPLIWDAVLEVSKMVPGVRNGKTLYDETAAYHALQNKSAPEMVTLGGGSDYAPFSFYCGIPSLDIWFKTDRNKYDITIYPSYHTGYETFHMMANHIDPGLRIVQGCGRVALLTLKYFGDSAILPYSLERFPEAVKRALGRFKNSGSRNKLVEIYDKYPLLEESVDNFTLATSAFASKLKNFKNNLQDPIMIRAINDQMMKLEQVFVLPAGLPGRPETRHAIFAPSLFDDYAVSGFPAIADLLYEYYALPPKARQGKGKEIMRHISDLTILFQKATGLLEDFHII, encoded by the exons ATGGAGAATGACTTGAG AGAGCTGAGCAGGAGACCGCACATGGCGGGGACGGAGAGAGACGACGAAATCGCCCGCATGATCCAAAGGAGATTCGTCGAGTCGGGTTTCGACACGTCCGAACTCGTCCCTTACAGCGTGCTCCTCAGCTACCCCAATCAGACGAACCCGAATTTG ATCACAATCACCGACGGCTCGAACAACGTCGTGTTCAGGAGCAAATTCAAAGAGGAACCTTTACACGAAGACGACGAGGATCCGGAATTCGTCCACTCCTTCTCTGCTTACACTCCGCCAG GGGATGTGAAGACCGCCCCGGGCGTGGGCGTGATCTACGTCAACTATGGGCGAGTGGAGGACTTCGACAAGCTGAAGGAGCTCGGGATAGACGTCGCAGGCCACATCGTCATCGCCCGATACGGCAAGATCTTCCGCGGGAAcaag GTCATTCACGCGGAGCAGCGCGGTGCCAAGGGAGTCATTCTGTACTCAGACCCACGAGACGTGGCTCTCGAAGGATGGGAGCCACAGGAGGTCTACCCCAACACTTTCTGGCTCCCTGGAAGTGGTATGCAGAGAGGGGAAACTCTCCTGGTGGACGGAGACCCACTCACTCCTGGGTGGCCCTCGACAG AACATGCTTACAGGATCAACGAGGAAGACGCTGCTCTGCCAGGAATCCCTTGCCAGCCGATTGGGTACGGCGACGCGAGAGTCCTTTTAGA AAAGCTAGATGGCCAGAAGGCCCCAAAGGACTGGATAGGGGGTCTTTACGACGTGTCCTACAACCTGGGACCTCAGATGATGCCCGAATTCGGGAACCACTCCATTCGCCTGCAGACCAACAACTGGAGGAGGATCACGAGGTCATACAACGTCGTGGGCACCATCAGGGGGGAGGTCGAGCCAG ACCGGTACGTTTTGATTGGCAACCACCGAGACGCCTGGGGCTACGGTGCAGTCGATCCTTCGAGCGGCACTGTGCAGTTGCTGGAAACCGCCAGAGTCCTTGGGCAGCTCATGAAGCAGG gGTGGCGCCCGAGACGCACGCTAGTCTTCTGCAGTTGGGGAGCCGAGGAATTCGGTATCATCGGCTCGACCGAATGGGTGCAG GAACACTTGGAGAAACTAGCGGAGCGAGCTGTGTTGTACATCAACACTGACGTTTGTGCCTCTGGGCCTATCATGAACGTTCCCTCCAGCCCTCTGATATGGGATGCTGTTCTGGAGGTCTCCAAAATG gttCCTGGCGTAAGAAATGGAAAGACACTCTACGACGAAACGGCTGCTTATCACGCCCTTCAGAATAAATCGGCCCCTGA GATGGTAACACTGGGAGGAGGCAGCGACTACGCCCCGTTTTCGTTCTATTGTGGAATCCCATCGCTAGACATCTGGTTCAAAACAGACAGG AACAAGTATGACATTACCATCTACCCATCCTACCACACTGGATACGAGACCTTCCACATGATGGCGAACCACATTGATCCAGGCTTAAGGATCGTCCAGGGCTGCGGCAGAGTGGCCCTCCTGACCCTGAAGTACTTTGGAGACTCCGCCATCCTTCCCTACAGCTTGGAGAGGTTCCCTGAAGCTGTCAAAAGAGCCCTGGGGCGCTTCAAGaacagtggcagcaggaacaAACTGGTTGAGATATACGATAAGTACC CTCTTCTGGAAGAATCCGTTGACAACTTTACTCTGGCAACATCTGCCTTTGCCAGCAAGTTGAAGAACTTCAAAAACAACCTTCAAGA CCCAATTATGATCCGAGCCATCAACGACCAGATGATGAAACTGGAACAGGTGTTTGTGTTACCTGCCGGTCTGCCTGGAAGGCCTGAGACCAG GCACGCCATCTTTGCTCCCAGCCTGTTCGACGACTACGCCGTGTCCGGTTTTCCGGCGATAGCGGATCTCCTGTACGAATACTACGCCCTTCCTCCTAAGGCCCGCCAGGGGAAAGGGAAGGAGATCATGAGACACATCTCGGACCTGACGATCCTTTTCCAGAAGGCAACGGGTCTCCTGGAAGACTTCCACATTATATAG